In uncultured Cohaesibacter sp., a genomic segment contains:
- the groES gene encoding co-chaperone GroES — protein MGPGSCITALGKVQTMKFRPLNDRVVVRRVESEEKTAGGIIIPDTAKEKPSEGEVVAVGTGARNNDGTLVPCECKAGDRVLFGKWSGTEVKIDGEDLLIMKESDILGILG, from the coding sequence ATGGGTCCGGGGAGCTGCATAACAGCTTTAGGGAAAGTTCAGACAATGAAGTTCCGTCCTCTGAATGACCGCGTCGTTGTTCGCCGCGTTGAATCCGAAGAGAAAACCGCTGGTGGTATCATCATCCCAGACACCGCCAAAGAAAAGCCATCCGAAGGCGAAGTTGTTGCTGTGGGCACCGGCGCTCGCAACAATGACGGCACGCTCGTTCCTTGCGAATGCAAGGCAGGCGACCGCGTTCTGTTTGGCAAATGGTCCGGCACCGAAGTCAAGATTGACGGTGAAGACCTGCTGATCATGAAAGAGTCCGACATTCTGGGTATCCTGGGCTAA
- a CDS encoding SulP family inorganic anion transporter produces the protein MRQPKILTTIKTYNRDQFFADCFAGITVAMVAMPLSLAIAIASGADPAKGLITAIIGGFFISLLGGSRVQIGGPTGAFIVVVFNVIATHGYDGLVMATFMAGIILVLAGYFRVGRLIAFIPEAVVNGFTIGIGIIIASSQLKDFMGLQLASVPADFVEKIAALWHARDSFNLAAFGVAAVTLLLIVGLRRAFPRFPGLIVAVALGSLLIVGMNLQVDTLFSRFGALPQSLPMPSLPELSWARVIELFPSALIIAFLAGVESLLSAMVADRMIGGHHRPNAELTAQGFANIASSLFMGLPATGAIARTATNIKAGGQTPVAGIVHAIVVLLVMLVAAPLAGHLAMPALAALLMITAWNMSEPHKWKSYAAGPRGDMILLAITLVLTVLVDLTVAIGVGVSLGLAMRWWERRSTTSDWTTPERSWTASEEEAQAMANDLEAIAQEVEGIVPAVNVAPVANQPDPA, from the coding sequence ATGCGCCAGCCAAAGATTCTAACGACCATCAAAACCTATAACCGTGACCAGTTCTTCGCCGACTGCTTCGCGGGGATCACTGTCGCCATGGTGGCGATGCCACTCAGCCTTGCGATTGCAATCGCGTCGGGTGCGGATCCCGCAAAGGGTTTGATCACGGCGATCATTGGCGGCTTTTTCATTTCCCTGCTTGGCGGCAGCCGGGTGCAGATCGGCGGACCGACCGGTGCGTTCATCGTGGTGGTCTTCAACGTGATCGCGACCCACGGCTATGATGGGCTGGTGATGGCCACCTTCATGGCAGGCATCATACTGGTGCTGGCGGGCTATTTCCGCGTCGGACGCCTGATTGCCTTCATTCCGGAAGCGGTAGTCAACGGCTTCACCATCGGCATCGGTATCATCATCGCTTCCAGCCAGCTCAAGGATTTCATGGGGCTGCAGTTGGCGTCCGTCCCGGCAGACTTTGTTGAGAAAATCGCCGCCCTGTGGCACGCCCGTGACAGTTTCAATCTGGCCGCCTTTGGCGTCGCTGCCGTCACGCTGCTGCTGATCGTCGGCCTGCGCCGCGCCTTCCCGCGCTTTCCGGGGCTGATTGTCGCCGTGGCCTTGGGCTCATTGCTGATTGTCGGCATGAACCTGCAGGTGGACACGCTGTTTTCCCGCTTTGGTGCGTTGCCACAAAGCCTGCCAATGCCAAGTCTGCCCGAGCTGAGCTGGGCCCGCGTCATTGAACTTTTCCCTTCGGCTTTGATCATTGCCTTCCTTGCCGGGGTTGAATCCCTGCTTTCAGCCATGGTTGCCGACCGCATGATCGGCGGTCATCATCGCCCCAATGCAGAACTGACCGCTCAGGGTTTTGCCAACATCGCCTCTTCGCTGTTCATGGGTCTGCCAGCCACGGGCGCCATTGCCCGCACGGCAACAAATATCAAGGCCGGTGGCCAGACGCCGGTTGCCGGTATCGTCCATGCCATTGTGGTGCTGCTGGTCATGCTGGTTGCAGCGCCGCTTGCCGGTCATCTGGCGATGCCCGCGCTTGCCGCTCTTCTGATGATCACGGCATGGAACATGAGCGAGCCACACAAGTGGAAGAGCTATGCAGCAGGTCCGCGCGGTGACATGATCCTTCTGGCCATCACGCTGGTACTGACGGTGCTTGTGGATCTGACTGTTGCCATCGGCGTCGGCGTTTCTCTCGGCCTTGCCATGCGCTGGTGGGAACGCCGTTCGACAACCAGCGACTGGACGACCCCGGAGCGCTCATGGACGGCATCTGAAGAGGAAGCTCAGGCCATGGCCAATGACCTTGAGGCCATCGCTCAGGAGGTCGAGGGCATTGTTCCGGCGGTCAATGTTGCCCCGGTTGCGAACCAGCCAGACCCGGCTTGA
- a CDS encoding HAMP domain-containing methyl-accepting chemotaxis protein: MLNNVSLTFKSLLFFGLLAMVGIAVGLVSYFKSDAAISAVAQRQVVERQVSAMEGLKLAIQNQAIALKSFLLTGDMNWSDTVKSDFNKLSGHFDDNASQQGIAEAKSEWLDWYNRFAGAQLQMMRNPMTVELARAIEVSGESNQKLQDLLARIDAEIANRQTTMDDLTAEQNAELNSVTSAALIGLIAMLVATLGLAVLNNMIISRPLNTMVNVTGALAEGNLDVDISNNRGDEIGKMYQALAVFQANLRRSKELELEADENRKQAEQDRKSEMRRLADEFDKVVGSIVTRQAELCAQMEQNSSHLAAKAGETVERSVAVSASTQQANANVQAVASATEELSASIREISSQVTSAARLATEANQEVELTSQSVADLQRVLQEVGSVTRLINDIAEQTNLLALNATIEAARAGEAGKGFAVVAAEVKDLANQTAKATEEIDRQLTNMENAANRSIGATETVANKVLEITEQTTAMAAATDQQSAATSEIAQNVNEAATGTSHVSKDIETVSGIAQETGDLAASVQAMIVDMNNQNRELQEKANAFINHVLAA; this comes from the coding sequence ATGTTGAACAATGTCTCTCTGACCTTTAAAAGCCTGTTGTTCTTCGGCCTTCTCGCCATGGTAGGGATCGCCGTTGGACTGGTAAGCTACTTCAAGTCCGATGCAGCCATCAGCGCCGTGGCTCAGCGCCAGGTCGTTGAAAGGCAGGTGTCCGCCATGGAAGGGCTCAAGCTTGCCATCCAGAATCAGGCCATCGCCCTGAAGTCCTTCCTGTTGACCGGTGATATGAACTGGTCCGACACGGTGAAGTCCGACTTCAACAAGCTGTCCGGTCACTTTGATGACAATGCCAGCCAGCAAGGCATTGCCGAAGCGAAGTCCGAATGGCTGGACTGGTATAACCGGTTTGCCGGGGCACAGTTGCAGATGATGCGCAACCCTATGACAGTGGAACTGGCTCGTGCCATTGAAGTGTCTGGCGAAAGCAACCAGAAGCTCCAGGACCTTCTGGCACGCATTGATGCCGAAATTGCCAATCGCCAGACCACGATGGATGATCTGACGGCAGAGCAGAATGCCGAGCTCAATAGTGTGACAAGCGCCGCCCTCATCGGCCTGATTGCCATGCTGGTTGCAACGCTGGGTCTTGCTGTTCTGAACAACATGATCATTTCGCGCCCGCTCAACACGATGGTCAATGTCACCGGGGCGCTTGCCGAAGGCAATCTGGATGTCGACATCAGCAACAATCGCGGTGACGAAATAGGCAAGATGTATCAGGCTCTGGCGGTGTTTCAGGCCAACTTGCGCCGGTCAAAGGAACTCGAACTGGAAGCAGACGAGAACCGCAAGCAGGCGGAGCAGGATCGCAAGAGCGAAATGCGTCGTCTTGCCGACGAGTTCGACAAGGTCGTTGGCTCCATCGTGACCCGGCAGGCCGAGCTTTGTGCCCAGATGGAACAGAACTCCTCTCATCTGGCTGCAAAGGCTGGCGAGACGGTTGAGCGCTCCGTTGCCGTTTCCGCCTCCACCCAACAGGCCAACGCCAATGTGCAAGCTGTTGCCAGTGCGACCGAGGAGCTGTCGGCTTCTATCCGCGAAATCTCCAGTCAGGTCACCAGTGCAGCCCGTCTGGCAACTGAAGCCAATCAGGAAGTTGAGCTGACCAGCCAGTCCGTTGCTGATCTGCAGCGCGTGCTGCAGGAAGTTGGATCGGTGACGCGCCTCATCAATGATATTGCCGAACAGACCAACCTGCTAGCACTCAACGCCACTATTGAGGCTGCGCGGGCTGGGGAAGCCGGTAAGGGCTTTGCCGTCGTGGCTGCGGAAGTGAAGGATCTGGCCAACCAGACCGCCAAGGCAACCGAGGAAATTGATCGCCAGCTGACTAACATGGAAAATGCTGCAAACCGCTCCATCGGTGCGACTGAAACCGTGGCTAACAAGGTTCTTGAAATCACCGAACAGACCACGGCCATGGCTGCAGCCACGGATCAGCAGTCTGCCGCGACCTCCGAGATTGCCCAGAATGTCAACGAAGCGGCAACCGGCACCAGTCATGTCAGCAAGGACATCGAAACCGTGTCCGGCATCGCTCAGGAAACCGGCGATCTGGCCGCTTCCGTACAGGCCATGATCGTTGACATGAACAACCAGAACCGCGAGCTTCAGGAAAAAGCCAACGCCTTCATCAATCACGTGCTTGCAGCCTGA
- a CDS encoding ATP-binding protein: MPFSRLPRLILTGPESTGKSALARSLSDYLDGILVQEYLRDYFEAQGSLTLEDAIPIAQGQWVNEERGAEEAAAQNKILICDTDLLSSLVYTTHYYTHDMNCSTWALWEKWAERHKRRLAAAPFSPRLYILCDVDWPWVDDGQRDAPDQRQQFLKRFEAELQAMGCDYITVSGSLDERLSAVLAHLVRDHLHKQKG, encoded by the coding sequence ATGCCCTTTTCCCGTCTACCCCGTCTCATCCTGACCGGCCCGGAAAGCACGGGCAAGTCCGCCCTCGCCCGTTCCCTTTCAGATTATCTTGATGGCATTCTGGTACAGGAATATCTGCGCGACTATTTCGAGGCGCAGGGGAGCCTGACGCTGGAAGACGCCATTCCCATTGCGCAGGGCCAGTGGGTGAACGAGGAGCGCGGTGCCGAGGAGGCTGCGGCTCAGAACAAGATCCTGATCTGCGATACGGACCTGCTATCCTCCCTGGTTTATACCACGCATTACTACACCCATGACATGAACTGCTCCACCTGGGCCCTTTGGGAGAAATGGGCCGAACGGCATAAACGGCGCCTTGCGGCAGCGCCCTTTTCGCCCCGTCTCTATATTCTGTGTGATGTGGATTGGCCCTGGGTGGATGACGGCCAGCGGGATGCGCCGGATCAACGACAGCAGTTTCTCAAGCGCTTTGAAGCGGAATTGCAGGCCATGGGCTGCGACTATATCACGGTCAGTGGCAGTCTGGACGAGCGCCTCAGCGCAGTACTCGCCCATCTGGTTCGCGATCACCTGCACAAGCAGAAGGGCTAG
- a CDS encoding phage regulatory CII family protein has translation MTPMKTKDRGKHFGFLVRKAITESKRHDIASVAKGTDMSYQSLYQRLQGTTPFSADEIRRLIAFFPDPSLVGYLLKGTPFVAAERLEAEEGSSEDHIFRAAHRIVFEASDVLEAIDLALKDRRIDHREAVTIMQAIDDAERSLLSLREFVAGIK, from the coding sequence ATGACCCCGATGAAAACCAAGGACCGGGGAAAGCACTTCGGCTTTCTGGTTCGCAAAGCCATCACGGAGAGCAAGCGACATGATATCGCGTCTGTCGCAAAAGGCACAGACATGAGCTACCAGTCGCTCTATCAACGCCTACAGGGAACCACACCCTTTTCGGCCGATGAAATCCGTCGGCTGATTGCCTTCTTCCCGGATCCTTCGCTGGTTGGCTATCTGTTGAAAGGGACGCCTTTTGTCGCAGCAGAGCGGCTGGAGGCCGAGGAAGGCAGCAGCGAGGACCACATCTTTCGGGCGGCCCATCGCATCGTGTTTGAAGCCTCTGACGTTCTGGAAGCCATTGATCTGGCCCTCAAGGATCGCCGCATCGATCATCGCGAAGCGGTGACCATCATGCAGGCCATCGACGACGCCGAGCGCAGCCTTCTCTCCTTAAGGGAGTTTGTCGCTGGCATAAAATGA
- a CDS encoding MarC family protein: MTSFTIVKMFGVFFAIMNPFVNLPIFLSLTDGFGAAERKLLAIKVVLFSSVMCLVILFGGQAIISFFGISVDDFRIAGGAVLAHIAWSMLNGDNAASHHGSDQENENPKILSALAFYPLTFPMIVGPGTIATLIIYSGKASGLTGLGTIAAVLVVILVMLLLVFYFASLFSSFMTQTMRIIMMRLMGMILLAIAVEMIISGLRTLLPGLVG; this comes from the coding sequence ATGACCTCCTTTACTATCGTCAAGATGTTCGGCGTGTTTTTCGCCATCATGAATCCCTTTGTCAATTTACCGATCTTCCTGTCTCTCACGGACGGCTTCGGGGCGGCCGAGCGCAAGCTGTTGGCGATCAAGGTCGTGCTGTTCTCCTCGGTCATGTGTCTCGTGATCCTGTTTGGAGGACAGGCGATCATCAGCTTCTTCGGGATATCCGTCGATGACTTCCGCATAGCAGGCGGCGCTGTTCTGGCTCACATCGCATGGTCCATGCTCAATGGAGACAATGCAGCCTCGCACCATGGCTCGGATCAGGAAAACGAGAATCCCAAGATCCTCAGTGCCCTCGCCTTTTATCCGCTCACCTTCCCGATGATTGTCGGGCCGGGCACCATTGCGACCCTGATCATCTACTCCGGCAAGGCTTCGGGGCTAACCGGGCTCGGAACGATTGCCGCAGTGCTCGTCGTGATCCTCGTCATGTTGCTGCTGGTGTTCTATTTTGCATCGCTGTTCAGCTCCTTCATGACCCAGACCATGCGCATCATCATGATGCGGCTGATGGGGATGATCCTGCTGGCCATCGCTGTGGAAATGATCATCTCAGGCCTTAGAACCCTGTTGCCGGGCCTTGTGGGCTAG
- the groL gene encoding chaperonin GroEL (60 kDa chaperone family; promotes refolding of misfolded polypeptides especially under stressful conditions; forms two stacked rings of heptamers to form a barrel-shaped 14mer; ends can be capped by GroES; misfolded proteins enter the barrel where they are refolded when GroES binds), giving the protein MAAKEVKFGADAREKMLRGVDILANAVKVTLGPKGRNVVIEKSFGAPRITKDGVSVAKEIELEDKFENMGAQMVREVASKTNDIAGDGTTTATVLAQSIVREGHKFVAAGMNPMDLKRGIDMAVAEAHKALIAASKTINSSEEVAQVGTISANGETEIGKMIAEAMQKVGNEGVITVEEAKTAETELEVVEGMQFDRGYLSPYFVTNTEKMIADLEDPFILLHEKKLSNLQSMLPILEAVVQSSRPLLIIAEDIEGEALATLVVNKLRGGLKIAAVKAPGFGDRRKAMLEDIAILTGGTVISEDVGIKLETVTLDMLGTAKKVSITKENTTIVDGAGAKEGIEARVAQIKAQIEETSSDYDREKLQERLAKLAGGVAVIRVGGATEVEVKERKDRVDDALNATRAAVEAGIVPGGGTALLRASLAVEKITSENVDIEAGIKIVLRALQAPIRQIAENAGVEGSIVVNKVLEGNDTLGFDAQTEKYVNMLEAGIIDPTKVVRTALQDAASIAGLMITTEAMVADAPAKEGGHGMPDMGGMGGMGGMGGMM; this is encoded by the coding sequence ATGGCTGCTAAAGAAGTCAAATTCGGTGCCGATGCACGCGAAAAAATGCTGCGCGGCGTGGACATCCTCGCAAACGCTGTAAAAGTTACCCTTGGCCCGAAAGGCCGCAATGTTGTCATCGAGAAATCCTTCGGCGCTCCGCGCATCACCAAGGACGGTGTATCCGTTGCCAAGGAAATCGAACTCGAAGACAAGTTCGAGAACATGGGCGCACAGATGGTGCGTGAAGTTGCTTCCAAGACCAACGACATCGCTGGTGATGGCACAACAACCGCTACCGTTCTGGCTCAGTCTATCGTTCGTGAAGGCCACAAGTTCGTTGCTGCCGGCATGAACCCGATGGATCTGAAGCGCGGTATCGACATGGCTGTTGCTGAAGCCCACAAGGCTCTCATCGCCGCTTCCAAAACCATCAACTCCTCCGAAGAAGTTGCCCAGGTTGGCACCATCTCTGCAAACGGCGAAACCGAAATCGGCAAGATGATTGCTGAAGCCATGCAGAAGGTTGGCAACGAAGGTGTTATCACCGTTGAGGAAGCCAAGACTGCAGAAACCGAACTGGAAGTCGTTGAAGGCATGCAGTTCGACCGTGGTTACCTGTCTCCGTACTTCGTAACCAACACCGAGAAGATGATTGCAGATCTGGAAGATCCGTTCATCCTGCTGCACGAGAAGAAGCTCTCCAACCTGCAGTCCATGCTGCCGATCCTGGAAGCCGTTGTTCAGTCTTCCCGTCCGCTGCTCATCATCGCTGAAGACATCGAAGGTGAAGCACTGGCTACCCTCGTGGTCAACAAGCTGCGTGGCGGCCTGAAGATTGCTGCTGTCAAGGCTCCTGGCTTCGGCGACCGCCGCAAGGCAATGCTCGAAGACATCGCTATCCTGACCGGTGGCACCGTGATCTCCGAAGACGTTGGCATCAAGCTTGAAACCGTTACCCTCGACATGCTGGGTACCGCCAAGAAAGTCAGCATCACCAAAGAGAACACCACCATCGTTGACGGTGCTGGCGCCAAAGAAGGCATCGAAGCACGCGTTGCTCAGATCAAGGCTCAGATCGAAGAAACCTCTTCCGATTATGACCGTGAAAAGCTGCAGGAGCGTCTTGCCAAACTGGCTGGCGGCGTTGCCGTTATCCGCGTTGGCGGTGCAACTGAAGTTGAAGTGAAAGAACGCAAAGACCGCGTTGATGACGCTCTGAACGCTACCCGCGCTGCTGTTGAAGCCGGTATCGTTCCTGGTGGCGGCACCGCTCTGCTGCGCGCCTCTCTGGCTGTCGAAAAAATCACGTCCGAAAATGTTGACATCGAAGCTGGCATCAAGATCGTTCTGCGCGCTCTGCAGGCTCCGATCCGTCAGATCGCTGAAAACGCTGGTGTTGAAGGCTCCATCGTTGTCAACAAGGTTCTGGAAGGCAACGATACCCTCGGCTTCGACGCTCAGACCGAAAAATATGTCAACATGCTGGAAGCTGGCATCATCGACCCGACCAAGGTTGTTCGTACTGCTCTGCAGGACGCAGCTTCCATCGCTGGCCTGATGATCACCACCGAAGCCATGGTTGCTGATGCACCGGCTAAGGAAGGTGGCCATGGCATGCCTGACATGGGCGGCATGGGCGGCATGGGTGGCATGGGCGGCATGATGTGA
- a CDS encoding Rrf2 family transcriptional regulator, which produces MRLAKGTDFAYRILMLVAMNDERSLTVETVASALRLSRTHCMKLIAKLSNSGFLKTTRGRGGGLVLGMAAEDIHMGDVAKAMEADFGVVECLCPRCNDDPQPDCPMFGGCEMSRVMSRSIKQFVASLNEHTLAEIVEKSKNSKHLVLEPNGTPVPCSLAK; this is translated from the coding sequence ATGAGATTGGCCAAGGGAACCGATTTTGCCTATCGGATTTTAATGCTGGTCGCCATGAATGACGAGCGCAGCCTGACGGTGGAAACCGTTGCCTCCGCTTTGCGCCTGTCGCGCACGCATTGCATGAAGCTGATTGCCAAACTTTCCAACAGCGGCTTTCTGAAGACAACGCGCGGTCGTGGCGGCGGACTCGTTCTGGGCATGGCAGCCGAAGATATTCACATGGGTGATGTTGCCAAGGCAATGGAAGCCGATTTCGGCGTGGTGGAATGCCTCTGCCCGCGCTGTAATGATGATCCCCAGCCAGATTGCCCGATGTTTGGCGGCTGCGAGATGTCTCGTGTGATGTCGCGCTCGATCAAGCAGTTTGTTGCAAGCCTCAACGAACACACGCTGGCGGAGATTGTCGAGAAGTCGAAAAACTCCAAACATCTTGTTCTGGAGCCAAACGGCACCCCCGTGCCGTGTTCTCTGGCAAAATAG
- a CDS encoding PAS domain-containing methyl-accepting chemotaxis protein, with translation MSITSNNDNKAKLDAIGSAWAIIEFDLDGTILTANENFCKALGYSLSEIKGKHHSMLVSQAYRNSSDYKTFWEDLRKGKNQSGEFLRFSKSGSEIWIEASYCVVKNRGGKPVKVIKIASDITKRKMKAISNQGQIEAINRSQAIIEFNLDGIVITANENFCKTLGYKLSEIEGKHHRMFVEKDYASSSDYKHFWSNLREGRFQAGEFKRLAKNGDDVWIQASYNPVFNPQGQPVSVVKFATDITEKVKERHRRAAIQKQIDVDLNNMAQTVSDTNEQASSAAGAANQASSSVQTVAAAAEELVASIEEISRQVSQATSVSHQAVKEANQSATIMNGLSDDAQSIGDVIELIDSIAAQTNLLALNATIEAARAGEAGRGFAVVAAEVKELASQTTKATENIGARISSVQHSTAGAVSAINAIKDVIQQVSDISSSIAAAIEEQSAVTRDISGNMQTASIGVATITENVSAISQATSQMNASTRSVREASSQLG, from the coding sequence ATCTCTATAACCAGCAACAATGATAACAAAGCAAAACTGGACGCAATCGGAAGCGCATGGGCAATCATCGAGTTTGATCTTGATGGCACCATTCTGACTGCAAATGAGAATTTCTGTAAAGCTCTGGGGTACAGCCTCAGCGAGATCAAGGGTAAGCATCACAGCATGCTTGTCAGCCAAGCCTACAGAAATTCATCTGACTACAAGACATTCTGGGAAGATCTCCGCAAGGGCAAGAACCAGTCGGGCGAATTCCTGCGCTTTAGCAAGTCCGGCTCCGAAATTTGGATCGAGGCTTCCTATTGCGTCGTGAAAAATCGTGGCGGTAAGCCGGTCAAAGTCATCAAGATCGCCTCCGACATCACTAAGAGAAAGATGAAGGCGATCTCCAATCAGGGACAGATCGAGGCTATCAATCGGTCTCAGGCGATTATCGAGTTCAATCTGGATGGCATCGTCATCACAGCCAATGAGAATTTCTGCAAAACACTCGGCTACAAACTGAGCGAAATCGAGGGCAAGCATCACCGAATGTTTGTTGAAAAGGACTATGCATCCAGCTCGGACTACAAACACTTCTGGAGCAATCTGCGGGAAGGCAGGTTTCAGGCTGGCGAGTTCAAGCGCCTTGCCAAGAACGGCGACGATGTCTGGATTCAGGCCAGCTACAACCCTGTGTTCAATCCACAAGGTCAGCCGGTCAGTGTGGTGAAGTTCGCAACCGACATTACCGAAAAGGTCAAGGAGCGTCACCGCCGCGCCGCGATCCAGAAGCAGATTGACGTTGATCTGAACAACATGGCCCAGACCGTGTCTGACACCAATGAGCAGGCCTCTAGCGCAGCCGGTGCCGCCAATCAGGCTTCGTCCAGTGTGCAGACTGTCGCAGCGGCAGCCGAGGAGCTGGTGGCGTCCATCGAGGAAATCAGCCGTCAGGTCTCGCAGGCAACCTCCGTTTCCCATCAGGCCGTGAAAGAAGCAAACCAGTCTGCAACCATCATGAATGGGCTCTCAGATGATGCTCAGAGCATTGGCGACGTTATCGAACTGATCGACAGTATCGCCGCCCAGACAAACCTCTTGGCGCTCAACGCGACCATCGAGGCAGCGCGAGCCGGAGAAGCCGGGAGAGGATTTGCTGTCGTGGCAGCCGAGGTCAAGGAACTGGCCTCTCAGACGACCAAGGCAACCGAGAATATTGGTGCTCGCATCAGCTCTGTGCAGCATTCCACAGCCGGGGCCGTAAGCGCCATCAACGCCATCAAGGATGTGATCCAGCAGGTTAGCGACATCTCCAGCAGCATCGCGGCAGCGATAGAAGAACAATCCGCCGTGACCCGCGACATCTCTGGCAACATGCAGACCGCATCGATCGGCGTAGCCACCATAACCGAGAATGTTAGCGCCATTTCTCAGGCCACCTCACAGATGAATGCCTCGACACGTAGCGTCCGTGAGGCTTCAAGCCAGCTTGGCTAA
- a CDS encoding SlyX family protein, protein MTQELESRVVDLEIQITHQANTIDDLSQMVSRQWEMIDRLSRQVTMLQDTLVELEENIGPPGNEKPPHY, encoded by the coding sequence TTGACACAGGAACTCGAAAGCCGTGTTGTCGATCTGGAAATCCAGATCACACATCAGGCCAACACAATCGACGACCTCTCGCAAATGGTGTCCCGACAGTGGGAAATGATTGATCGCCTGTCCCGGCAGGTCACGATGTTGCAGGATACTCTGGTCGAGCTGGAGGAGAATATCGGGCCTCCCGGCAATGAGAAGCCACCCCACTATTGA
- a CDS encoding prolyl oligopeptidase family serine peptidase — MSQSLFETQFSRFSLPAQPPEAEISRLDGRISTPNVLSGHWPDRQLQAVHTPELHSFRVVNACAQALVYAGGGYTKLMYDKEGLEVALWLNSMGIDAHILLHRFPGGDSGTGGVYNKSIALTDGAAALRLLEQRSAALPLFHVGLSSGGHMAGLMACQSTSLSVRGALIAYAPINANHRQHKYPEGKADYPPVQKQDFYDDWAIGLEGHPHGLPHCPLFLAYALQDRSVPVQHALNLLQAASRNNLTVDAHIFGTAQHGFALRNLDGTHASWPTLAQDWIRWQLRSPIAP, encoded by the coding sequence ATGTCACAGTCCTTGTTTGAAACCCAGTTCTCCCGGTTCTCTCTGCCCGCGCAACCACCGGAGGCCGAGATATCGCGCCTTGATGGGCGTATCAGCACACCCAACGTGCTGTCAGGGCACTGGCCGGACCGTCAGTTGCAGGCAGTCCACACGCCCGAGCTGCACAGTTTTCGCGTTGTGAACGCTTGCGCGCAAGCGCTGGTTTATGCTGGCGGTGGCTACACCAAGTTGATGTATGACAAGGAAGGGTTGGAGGTGGCGCTGTGGCTCAACAGCATGGGCATTGATGCCCATATACTGCTACACCGCTTCCCCGGTGGCGATAGTGGCACAGGAGGCGTCTATAACAAGAGTATAGCTCTGACAGATGGAGCGGCTGCCCTCAGGCTATTGGAACAGAGAAGCGCGGCCCTGCCACTTTTCCATGTTGGGCTTTCGTCTGGTGGTCACATGGCCGGTCTCATGGCCTGTCAGTCCACCAGCCTCAGTGTTCGCGGTGCGCTCATCGCGTATGCCCCGATCAATGCCAACCATCGCCAACACAAATATCCCGAGGGCAAGGCTGACTACCCACCCGTCCAGAAGCAGGACTTTTATGACGACTGGGCAATCGGGCTGGAAGGACATCCTCACGGCCTCCCGCACTGCCCGCTGTTTCTTGCTTATGCCCTGCAGGACCGTTCCGTACCGGTTCAGCATGCGCTCAATCTGCTGCAGGCGGCCAGCCGAAACAATCTGACGGTCGATGCCCATATCTTCGGGACGGCTCAGCATGGATTTGCTTTGCGCAATCTGGACGGCACCCACGCCAGTTGGCCGACACTGGCGCAAGACTGGATCAGATGGCAGTTACGAAGCCCCATCGCCCCGTGA